A window of Glycine soja cultivar W05 chromosome 13, ASM419377v2, whole genome shotgun sequence genomic DNA:
cttgtgcctaatccagtccccaagcaacccgcttgaaaGTTCCACTATCTGGTAAaaaccctttacaagttctgaaccacacaaggacagcgcttcctttgtgttcagattgctttacaacaagagaccctcagtctcttaatcccttttcaaaaGTATGAAgatgagaagaagaaatctctcttgaaaaagatagattgtacaatgaagcactcaaataattccttattgaattgcaagtattttggccaaggaatgttttagaggataagacaatttttgcttttgagaggataagacctttttgttcagaaaaatttcttagcaaattcgtgttccaagtcacatatatatggatctttgatggtcattcaaaaaccatttgaatagatatgactcctgaaaattattttctgaaaatccactctggtaatagattacaagacttgtgtaatcgattataggatttaaaatttgaattaaaacgttcaataactactggtaatcgattaccatccaagtgtaatcgattacatagtataaaatttgaattcaaatttccaaTAGTTGTTATAAATAGTTCTCAAACATTGTTTCTTTTGAactgatttagttcttcttgcatagcaactatccaatgatcatctattatggcttcatttaaatttttaggttcaatcatagatacaaaagccatgttattgcataaatctttgaaagagtgtctagttgtttctccttttgagatatcaccaataatgttgtcaaggggatgatctcttgaagatTTCCACTTTCTTTGAAGATCATTATTTGCTTTGACTtctactggaggatcttcattgcttccttctccttttcttttagaatcttgttcatgaatattCATTTGTTGtaaagattctgcaatatcatctaaaatatcctttcttggagaaatggcattagactcatcaaaggaaacatgaatagattcttcaatagtcatagttctcttattatatattctataagctttactttgcaaagaatatccaaggaaaattccttcatctgacttagcatcaaactttcctaagttttcttttccattgtttaatacaaaacacttgcaaccaaaaaaatgaagatgCAAGATGTTTGGTTTCCTACCATTGAAtagttcatatggagttttctttaaaatgggtcttattaaagcattattcatgatatagcatgcagtattaacagcttcaacccaaaaatattttggaagaggagtgtcatttaataaggttctagcaatttcttccaaagacctatttttcctttcaacaaccacattttgttgaggagttctaggtgcagaaaagttatgttcaatgtcataatagatataatttcaaattctttgttttcaaattcacctccatgatcactcctaatagatataattttgagatttttcttgttttgaatgatttttgctagtttcctaaatgcttgaaatgcatcattcttatgagtgataaatagtgtccaagtgtatctagaataatcatcaactataacaagggcataataacttcctccaaaactcatgattcttgAAGGGCCAAACAAATCGATATGTAGCAATTGTaaaggttgagtagttgaaacaatacttttggatttgaatgaaactctagtttgttttcccttttggcatgcatcacatagtctatctttttcaaattttagttttggcaaaccaacaactaaatcttttgaaattaatttgtttaagtgttccatgttaatgtgagcaatccttttatgccatagccatggatcatcatctttgctaagaaaatattgattattaCCTAGTTTTTGatttaagtctatcatataaacattattgactctaaaccctatatgttttatatttgtatcatgtacatgttcaatgacacatttttgagaatcaaatgataccagatagcctttatcacataattgactaacactaagcaagttgtgcttaaggccttcaacaagtagaacattttcaatggagtttgaagaagttgtacctatttttccaactccaagaattctacctttgttgttgtcaccataagttacatgcccgcttttcttgggagagatatgtgtgaactttgatgcatctcccatcatatgttttgagcacccgctatctatgtaccactttttcctcaaTGGCTCCTACAAGATCAATattgtgacttaggtacccaacctttattgggtccttgagtGTTAGTGTGAACAacggatccttttgggacccaaatcattttaatattgttgcaatttttcctgaaatagcatgtagatgtttcatgtccttttcttccacaataaaaacatgtaataaaagcaaaattatatttttgtgaggaggaaaagaaacttttgttgtttttctggtTTGTATCCAAATCCTGCTTTAtcaaaaatacatctttgatttCTTAATATGACATCTAGGTTGTTTTTTCCAATGGAATATTTAGCAAatgagtttttcaaatttttaatttcttctacatACTTGCTACAACATTTGCAtgaatttactttttcattagtCATAGTAGAAGCATGAATTTCATTGTTAGATTTAGAGATTGACACTTCAGTTTTAACAAGatctatttctttatttaattttgaaatttctttctctaaatctgaaatttttttcttagatgaagaaacaagttttgcaagtttaatagATTCGGTATGTaattcagcaaatgcatcttgtaactcatcaaaagaaatagatttgttagaagatgttacctcttcttcGCTTTCATATTTTTAGTCCATTAGACATAAATTAATCACttatttttcagaatcatcaaATGATTCTAAGTTGTTATCATCCAATGTGATGTAGACCTTCTTTGCCTTCTTTTCCCCAATAAtcttcttttcagacttctccattttttttaaagattggaCAATCAGCCCTTAGATGTTcgggttgattgcactcaaagcattttggtgTTTGGAATGACTCTTCAGTTcttcttttaggtttgaagttttgtcttctttgatttcctctcaTTCTAAGAAATTTgctgaatcttttgacaaagaggctaagatcttcatcttcatccaagtcaattgaatcttctatgtcactttcttcttggattaAGGATGAAGCTTTAAGCGTtattcccttcttcttcctaTCATTTTCTTCGTGTTGATTTAGTCTTTGCAACTCCATCTCATGTTCTTGTAATTTTCCAAAaatgtagcaagagacataataGACAAATCTCTAGATTCTGTGATggctgttacctttggttgccacTCTCTACTTAGACATCTTAACGCTTTatttatgagatcctcatttggaaatattttccctaatgatgcaagatgattcactatatgtgtgaatcttttctgcatatcttgtatactttcatttgtctccatcctaaatagttcatactcatgagttaaagtatttatcctagattgtttaacatcagttgtgccttcatgtgtaacttgtagagtgtcccacatatccttagcattcctacaatttgaaaccctaaaatattcatctattcctagggcaaaAGTAATGATGTTTTTAGCCTTTAAATTGTACTGCACTAATCTTCTTTCATCTTCAGTCCActcttctctaggtttttctattgttgcatTTCCAGCCACCATAGTGGGTACATAAGGCCCtacttctatggcttcccaaatgtttaagtctattgcctcaatgaagatttgcattcgggttttccaataatggtaatcctctccattaaaaataggaggcCTATTAATTGAATTTCCTTCTAGGAATAAGAAGTTTGATGAgaccattattcttgaagcttctaaactttatacaagaatgaagctttgataccacttgttagacaagtggcctcaaatatcttaagaataggggggttgaattaagatattacaaactattttcccaattaaaattctactttgattttaatgCAAGTTCCAAGTTCCCTTAAAGATGAGTCTCTAAAAGatgattcaaaataaacaatctGAACGTAaatgtaaagcaataataaataaagaagtttaagggaagagaaagtgcaaaactcagttttatactggttcagccacacccttgtgcctacgtccagtccccaagcaacccgcttgagagttccactatctggtaaaaaccctttacaagttctgaaccacacaaggacagtgattcctttgtgttcagattgctttacaacaagagaccctcggtctcttaatcccttttcagaagtatgaagatgagaagaagaaatctctcttgaaagagatagattgtataatgaagcactcaaataattccttattgaattgcaagtattttggccaaggaatgttttagaggataagacaatttttgcttttgagaggataagacctttttgtttaGAAAAATTTCTATCTTAGCAAATttgtgttccaagtcacatatatatggacctttgatggtcattcaaaaaccatttgaacagatgtaactcttggaaattattttctaaaaatcttctctggtaatcgattacaagacttgtgtaatcgattgcaggctttaaaatttgaattaaaacattcaataacttctggtaatcgattaccatccatgtgtaatcgattacatagtgtaaaatttgaattcaaatttccaatagctgttataaatagttttaactgttggtaatcgattacaatccttgtgtaatcaattacatgttttCAAAAACATCAAAAAACACATTGAAAGCATTTCAGGAagcattttggccactggtaatcaactaccagagagtaaatattttgtaaaaacattttagcttaaattctttggccaaacctctagctgtttcaacttggaatttccttcctaagactctagagattatcttgatcatatatcttgaatttcttggcTTTTTGTCTTAAATGAAACTTAAGAAGCACATGATCCTTtggtatcatcaaaacatcaaaataacttgagaagcgcataatcctttggcatcatcaaaacatcaaaataactTGCTTCTacacaacacacacatcaaatagtgcacttaatgcatatgaaattacaaaactactccaaatacaaaaactagtctaggtgtcctaaaatacaagggctgaaaaatcctacattacaaaggcaccctccctacactatggagccctaaatataaggcccaaaaataatgaaaccttaatctaatatgtacaaagatagtTGGGCTCATAATTAGCCCGTGGGCctaaaatctatcctaaggctcatgagaatcctagggtcttttcttgcatctttggcccaatcttcgtgcagtcttctatccaatgctcttgagtggtaggattgcatcatatgGAGCTTGGAGCCTTGTCTCAGAAGATGTAGTTTAGTTGCATCTTATGTCTTCATGTATTTCTTTGTGTTGTATGATACAAATATTACAAGAGATGATTTGTATTTAAGATAGAAGAATCAAATAAATTACACTGATGTAACTTAACTAACTATTACACGGGACAGAGTGAgagggagaagaagagagaaaatgatCAAATAAATTACACCAATGTAACTTAACCAACTATTACAcgagagagaagaaaatggagaggGAGAAGGGGAGAGAGAGAAGgatgaaataaattataccGACGTAACTTAACCAACTATTACACAagaaagggagagaaagagggagatggagaaaaatatcaaataaattacaCCGGTGTAACTTAACCAACTGTTACACAAttttataacttgatataaAGTGTAATTTTATCGATCCGACTATTGAATTATATCTACATACTATCAATATTGTTTgtgtcaaattttatcaaaattaaacaacaataagAAGATAATTTGTTCATTCACTTTgtagtatattttgaaatatatatatcatgtccattttaatatgtataaatgagataacaaacaattttggattaatatgatatttttaatatatgatcTATGTGAAATGAACCTTCAAtccaacaattaattttaagaaaacattatccaattgaaaattattcaaTAGTATAATAGTTGGTCAAAGTTACACCAGTATAATTTGATCCCTCCTCGATaatcatataatattatttaaatattttcattattttgtggtTGTGTTTAACAAAACTAGTTGAAAAACTAGTTGGTAGCTAAAAGATGAACTATCTTATTGAATCATACgtgtttgataaatttatttgttgaagtaactaaaaattataaaattacataaatggacatattttgtagtatttataattttagtattaaattaaattttttggttACCGTCaactcattggcaagtgtaccaattcaTCCCAAGTTGTAAAGTTAAAACTGAAATTCGAGTGTCGAATTCACATGAATTTTGTTTGTACTaagataaatgaatatttaattaagaaaaaatttggaaaaggttgtagaaaacattaaattaaattggcaaggaattaaaataaacaaggaaagaaattaaacatgactgtaatttaattaattaaaaacagaaaatatggGAAAAACCACGTTATTATAGAAGTCAAATTCAGAAAATGAGAATGTTGGGAACTTAGCCTACCAGagctactcttgatgtaatattgatgatttttctctatttataattattccaatttacacTTACATCTACTAATATACTCTAACCAAGATCTCTCAAgtgaaagagcctaatttatctatctTTTATTCTAAGTACCTTTGTAGAGAGCAACTAGTTAAATTGCATTAAGGGTAGAAATGTAATAGGCTAAACAAAATCAACCTATTCCTAGTGATGACTTATTTAGATACCCTTTCCCagtactattagaaaataatgtttctcAACGCTACTCCTAAAACTTACTAGTTACCATGCAAATAGGTGATAAAGCCACAAACACTAATATTAAGTACAAGAAAAGATAATACAAaggtaatattattaaatagacAGGAAGAAAAAATACACCAAAAGTAGTTGATTGTCAAGCTCCCAACAAGAGAGGTTTTCTCTCATTGCCATAGGAGACTTTACAAGTGCAAGAGagaaatatttagtaaagagGGAATAGATAAAAAAGAGAATGGAGGAAAGAAATGACTCATAACAATTGTTTCTCCTTCTTTTAACCTTTGCCTTCTATAAGGGATTGTATTCTCttgaatattttgtttgttttttttccttattttctcaTTCTTTTATAGGTACAGATCAACTTAATTTTCATGCAACCTTCACGTTGACCGCACTTGTCGCACTTAGCGAGTAAGGCGGTAatcctcgcgcttagcacgtGTTTCCTGAATTAGTCTTCTTTCCTCAATTAGCCTTGCTTTTTTGAATTATCTTCCTGGCGCTAAGCTTGTTGTTCTCGCTAAGTCTATGCCTCGCGCTAAGTGCTTGAGACGTGCTAAGCACGCCCCTTCATCAAATTTCCAATTTGCTCTTTTGGGCTTTACTTTACTCATTAaacatcataaattcatcaacttttaatattttagacacaaaaacttaaatgatgttaaaataatagttatttgcaccaaaaggaagaaatatgagaaaaaaaattaccaatatctatataatttaatcacaGAACATACCTATAAATAGTCGTTACAGTTACaagtattaaattaattttttataccaaTACATTTTTATGTATAAAGTATCCTTAACAGATacataaacttattatataccTCAATCaatatcatataataaaaaggtacaaataagaaaatcctaccatatgtaaaaaaaagggatgaaaaattaaaattttatcttaaacaagaaactttaaaaaagaaatctaCTAAATATTCAAAGACTCAAagagaataaatataaattagaaattaattttttaaaaaattaaaaaaatcatttatcaaATAGTCAAGCAAacttttcaactaataaaaacttaaaaagtaactgaaatatcttataaaacataacatatatatatatatatatatatatatatatatatatatatatatatatatatatatatatatatatatcctaatttatgttgttttattcttattttcagCAATATTATAAACTGGTAAATTCATAAGTttaattatacatattatatatgttatatgtaataaatgtgacatttaaaaatattatttaaattcttttatattttatgctcattaaatattatgataaatatattataaataaaattaattaccaacaacattaaaaattctatttatgaaaatataatatataatcgaattatactatataattttatattaattagacataatttatttattaaattttatcaaagtaattaattttaacatttatatttttaaaataaattgttattaaatatacatagaGTTAATTAACTTGgtttaatgatattttcattaaatataatatatttatcattttttaattaaatgttaaagTAAATTAGAGAAGTAGAATGAGTTGGATTTTTTAAACAACCTCATAGgttagaatgaaaaaaaatattaaaatgaggaATTCAATACTTCGTATCAATGTAATGGTAATTCCAAATTAGACATGTacaatgattaattaaaatataaaaaaaattatagttaaattattcttttaatgaTTATGTTAAAgtctattttaattatatactaCATTTAATACTCGTGTGTGGCACATgtttatttgaatataaaaatatacaatttaaatatgtaaaatgtatattaagaaatatttttaatttttaattcattatatataatttttaaaaagttatgatgTAAAATGTGtaactattatttatattaaaaatattaattatcatcttttttaaaaagttatgatggaaaaaataaaatatattaaacattgTCGTTTATTGAGGtagtttattaaatatttcaatatgaatagtatttaatataatttaaatatttttcatttttgatataataaaaaatataattttatgaggTAATTCTTGGCAACACACCTGACAAGATAAATGTACtgttattagttatttttataaattctgTTTAAGTTTTACAgtactattttttaatcattcatttttctaaataatcattaattatttaatatttatttataaaggaTTTTTCATTATTGGCTTTCTATGATATTAATTACATATGTTGTTAGTCTGATAATTTTGTCTGtatgaaaattgttttttattagcagttttctttcctatctattataaatcatttgttaaataattaatgtgtcaaataatttatttttttattcataatattgtcgataatcattaatatatttagattttcttttcattttcatccaGATACAtggttttataatatatatataaaggagaCTTGAAACTTTCATAGTTGTTGATcgaaattttaattgttaaactatttttttcattttcacaaaattaaaaatgtttgaatttgatttctacataatttatagtatattttttttctcataaagttgaaatatgttaaattttgtcCGGGAGCTAGGTTCACCTAAATCAAGTTGCTAActggaaactaaaaaaataataataataaaacttttaaaatcatagaggatcaaagaaaaaattttaaaactcaatatactaaaataaaacaaaaatgaaacataataaattaaaagtgatatttatccttatttattaattaattaattttcaatttcaaattaagtttttcctatcacacacaaaacaaaacaaaatcttCTCCAAATCCAAATATTAATGTAGAATAAATTTTCTCCATGATAACTACAAACAGATCCCGTACACTACTGCTAACTTttagatattatttaaattttaaataacaaggaccatttcatattttttgtaacacttcaatatttgaaataaaatataatatattctgaaaatatttttaataattaattaattaaataaaaattattttgttttattattgtggaaaaataaaatgagtttatgttaagaaaatataaagacaAAAAGAAGTTTTTAGGAGCATGTTTAGTCAGTGAATTTGGACTTTTTGTTTTAATGGGTTTTTCTCAAGCCTCATTAAAATAAGTTGAACCCTACACAAAGGGAAAACAATTTCATTCTTTCCCTAAGCAAACCCtcaccattttcttcttcttcttcttgtttgtttaatttttcccTCATCATTTCTCTGTTAGaatcctaaaaattaaaaatgcagGAATTGGAAAGTCAACTAGAAAAATCTAATAAAACCTCATGCACACAAaggaaaattaattcattatgattttttgttatttttattgtttggttTAGGAGAGGATTGAGAGGATTCTTGAATTGTTAGAGAAATATAATGATATAGGCTAAAAACTAGGAATGTATATATAGATGTGTAAAATACTTGAATTTAGAAACTAGGCTTAGAAGTTTGCCATGTTTTTAGGTCAGCTCCATTTCCATTTCTATTTCCCTCACACACATCAGCTTCCTTGGGATTTTCTATTCTCTTAAATTTCTCGTTTATTTGTTACTCAATCATGTTTATGAACTGCTCATAAATAGACTTGCAATGCAAACTGATGCAACCGCTAATACATTAAGCAATTTCGGAAACAATAAATCAATATTACCTTTGAGTTcttgaccttttttttttctttacagatAACAGTAAAGAAAACACAGCAGCAAAGAGTTTGAAAAAAGTCAGCAAAGTGGTCTCAACAAATAATTTGAAGCAATAAGTAGAAATATGTTATTGGAAATATCAGAAACTGAATTCTTTGATCGAATTGTATCCATGCCAAcaacatgaaatgaaaatagaaatatgTTGTACATTGAAATAAACTAAAGTGGTAATGCATATTGTTGTGCTGCGTATGTTAATCATCTTCCATCACCGAAGTCAATTAATTCAATATCTCTCAAGCTGTCATATCCAGTATTTTGTTGGCCACTACTATCACCATTTTCATGAGTGCTATATGCCCCATGAAGCAAGTACTGAGTCTCCTCAAAATTTTGGCCTGCATTGGTCCTTGGTTGTTTCTCCATTAGTCGTATTCCTTCCAACTCCATTGCCACTTCCTTCATACCAGGCCTTTCCTCCCCTCTAAGTCTCAAGCACTTGGCCGCAAGAATAGCAACTTCCATGATCTCCTGTTTATTTTCTTCATCATAAATACCAATTTGAAGAACATCAAACAAGCGATCCTCTTTCAAGCAACATAGAAAGTGAACTGTAAGACTTCGTTTATCTTCTGGCTTGTCAAAAGAGAAAGGTTTCTCCCCTGTTAGCAGTTCCACAAGCACCACCCCAAAGCTATAAACATCACTTTTTTCAGTCAATTGGCTTGTTTGCATGTACTCTGGGTCTAAATACCCGATGGTTCCTTGCACTATTGTGGCTAATTCAGTTTGATCAAGTGGAATCAATCTTGAAGCACCAAAATCAGAAACTTTGGCAGTGCAAGCATCATCCAAGAGGATGTTAGCAGTCTTGACATCTCTATGGATGATGGGTATGGAGGCCTCTGAGTGTAGATATGACAGAGCTCCAGCTGCCTCTGTTGCTATCCTTAGACGTGTTTTCCAACACACATTGGCTAATTGGCCTTCATTATGCAAATAATGAAAAAGGGTACCGTTGCTAACAAATTCATAAACCAGTAAAGGAACTTCCGTCTCTAAACAACAACCCAGGAGCTTGACCACATTCCTGTGATTAATTTGTGATAGTACAATGACCTCATTAATGAATTGCTCCACCTGGCTCTGATCCACAGTTTTGGACTTTTTGATAGCAACAATAGTGTTATTTGAGAGAACTCCTTTGAAAACTGTACCATAACCCCCTTTACCGATGATTAAACTCTCATCAAAATTGTTGGTGGCTTTCTTAAGTTGCTCTGCAGTGAAAATTGTGGCGGACTGCGTCGAGTCTTCTCTTGCTGAGAGTTGCTGTTTTAGAATCATACCACCATTTTGCTGAAAGAACTTCTCCTTTAATTTGAGGACTTTCCTTTTCTGGTATATCAAG
This region includes:
- the LOC114380743 gene encoding putative wall-associated receptor kinase-like 16, whose protein sequence is MEYCLQLCRVLMFALALAMVVAVAPDRTLSEVTPSSLNQAALSGCKSSCGDVEISYPFGIGYSSLPDHKPCFLQSKFELTCNDSSKKLLWANLEVSNINVTSHQMVVSFFVSEFCSKEKAFNKPWIKTGRFSISRKENKFLTVGCDSYGYLNSYFDGDLYSTGCLTRCYGNNNLIDNETCWGIGCCQVDIPPLMRNITVEASSFVQSGTDSSGVNASSTTFFNSTCSYSFVVRNGFYKFSTTHLQSFPNKTLPMVIDWTAGDKSCKDSMGRGDYACKANSYCDDGDTDYGYRCRCKDGYEGNSYLGCTEILECTTRRHNCSREDYCREVRGSFECFCPDGLIGNGTIEGGGCQPKQRYNVFTKVAIGVGVGLLGLFMGTSWLYLIYQKRKVLKLKEKFFQQNGGMILKQQLSAREDSTQSATIFTAEQLKKATNNFDESLIIGKGGYGTVFKGVLSNNTIVAIKKSKTVDQSQVEQFINEVIVLSQINHRNVVKLLGCCLETEVPLLVYEFVSNGTLFHYLHNEGQLANVCWKTRLRIATEAAGALSYLHSEASIPIIHRDVKTANILLDDACTAKVSDFGASRLIPLDQTELATIVQGTIGYLDPEYMQTSQLTEKSDVYSFGVVLVELLTGEKPFSFDKPEDKRSLTVHFLCCLKEDRLFDVLQIGIYDEENKQEIMEVAILAAKCLRLRGEERPGMKEVAMELEGIRLMEKQPRTNAGQNFEETQYLLHGAYSTHENGDSSGQQNTGYDSLRDIELIDFGDGR